One region of Leptidea sinapis chromosome 10, ilLepSina1.1, whole genome shotgun sequence genomic DNA includes:
- the LOC126966556 gene encoding protein Asterix, whose protein sequence is MQLSSDPRRSDRERRYKPPPTNSAPAEDLTTDYMNILGMVFSMCGLMMRLKWCAWTAVFCSSISFANSRVSDDTKQIISSFMLSISAVVMSYIQNPAPMSPPWATLM, encoded by the exons ATGCAACTATCCAGCGATCCAAGAAGATCTGATCGTGAGCGACGCTATAAACCACCTCCAACTAACTCAGCCCCTGCTGAAGATCTCACTACAGATTACAtgaatattcttg GAATGGTGTTTTCAATGTGTGGGCTAATGATGCGTTTGAAATGGTGTGCTTGGACAGCAGTGTTTTGTTCAAGTATTAGTTTTGCAAACTCCAGGGTGTCAGATGACACAAAACAG ATAATCAGCTCATTTATGTTATCAATATCGGCTGTTGTTATGTCATATATCCAAAATCCAGCCCCAATGTCTCCTCCATGGGCAACACTTATGTAA